Proteins from a genomic interval of Watersipora subatra chromosome 10, tzWatSuba1.1, whole genome shotgun sequence:
- the LOC137407106 gene encoding tigger transposable element-derived protein 6-like, whose amino-acid sequence MSGNEKEVPIVLGKFRKPRCFKNVTNLPCQYYHNKKAWMVSDIFQAWVKDFDRRMTRKNRKVLLITDNCPAHPTMNRLMSIRLLFTPPNTTSVLQPMDQGNIRNFKSYYRQQVLQFTVDYIDTYGKKPDTFINVLQAIRWVHRAWNCVMKETVARCFHHGLGHTNLDQTDVTSTVDDELLAVDADIIFAEHLSDAEIVQSVTSWGTLEDSDREDEAEILMKQVGNTGYQKLCTISSREQLTLREGSVIVKTR is encoded by the exons ATGTCGGGCAACGAGAAGGAAGTTCCTATTGTATTAGGAAAGTTTAGAAAACCCCgctgtttcaaaaatgttactaACCTTCCATGTCAGTATTACCACAACAAGAAGGCTTGGATGGTAAGTGACATCTTTCAAGCATGGGTGAAAGATTTTGATCGACGAATGAccagaaaaaacagaaaagtgcTTCTCATCACTGACAACTGTCCAGCACACCCAACTATGAATAGGCTTATGTCAATCAGGCTTTTATTTACACCACCCAATACCACAAGTGTGCTGCAACCTATGGATCAAGGAAATATTCGGAATTTCAAATCTTACTATCGTCAGCAAGTTTTGCAATTCACTGTTGATTACATTGACACTTATGGAAAGAAGCCAGATACATTTATCAATGTCTTACAAGCTATACGCTGGGTGCACAGAGCATGGAACTGTGTCATGAAAGAAACCGTAGCCCGTTGTTTTCACCACGGGCTTGGTCATACCAACCTTGATCAAACAGATGTTACTTCAACTGTTGATG ATGAGCTTTTAGCGGTTGATGCAGACATCATTTTTGCTGAGCATTTGAGTGATGCAGAGATTGTGCAGTCTGTGACATCTTGGGGTACTCTGGAGGATTCCGATAGAGAGGATGAGGCTGAGATT CTGATGAAACAAGTAGGAAACACAGGCTATCAAAAGCTTTGCACGATTTCCTCTCGCGAGCAGCTAACTCTCAGGGAAGGCAGTGTTATAGTAAAGACTCGCTAG